The region GCACCGTTGGCGTCGACGAGGCAGGGCACCTCGATGACGGCCTCGGTGTCGAGCACGCCCAGCGTGCCGCGGTTGCGGACGTTGAGGATGAGCGTGGTGCGCTCGTCGCGGGCGATGGCCCGCATCAGGGCGAGCGCCACCTTCTCGTAGCCGCCGGAGAGGTCGTCGGCGTCGCGTTCGCCCGCGCCCGCCGCGTCCCGGTTCTCCGCCATGTAGGTGGCCTCGCGCTCGGCCCGCGTACGGTCCCAGGCGGTCAGCGCGGCGGCGTCCGGGCGCTTCATCTCGGCGTAGAACTGTTCCTGCTGGTCGCGCAGGAACGCGCCGCGGGTCTTCTCCGCCTGCTGGTAGGCCCGGACGGCCTCCCGGTTGAAGTAGTAGTAGTGCAGGTATTCGTTCGGGACGGCGCCCAGGGACTGCAGCCACTCCACGCCGAAGAGCTTGCCCTCCTCGAAGGAGCCGAGCAGCTCGGGGTCGGCGAGCAGCCGCGGCAGTTCGTCGCGGCCCGCGACGCGCAGCCCGCGCACCCAGCCGAGGTGGTTGAGGCCGACGTAGTCGATCCAGGCCTCTCGGGGGTTGGCGCCCAGGACGGTGGCGATGCGGCGGCCGAGGCCGACCGGCGAGTCGCAGATGCCGATGACGCGGTCGCCGAGGTGGCGGGACATGGCCTCGGTGACCAGTCCGGCCGGGTTGGTGAAGTTGATGACCCAGGCGTCGGGGGCGAGCCGGGCCACCCGCTGGGCGATGTCGACGGCCACGGGGACCGTGCGCAGGCCGTACGCGATACCGCCGGCGCCGACCGTCTCCTGGCCGAGGACGCCCTCCGCGAGTGCCACCCGTTCGTCGTCGGCACGTCCCTCCAGTCCGCCGACGCGGATCGCGGAGAAGATGAAGTCGGCGCCGCGCAGGGCGTCGTCGAGGTCGGTGGTGAAGGACACCTCGGGGGCGTCCGGCAGGTCCTTCGCCTGCTCGGCCAGCACCCGGGCGACGGCCGTGAGCCGCCCGGCGTCCACGTCGTGCAGCACGACATGGGTGACGCGGCCCTCGGCGCGGTCCCCGAGGAGCGCCCCGTACACGAGCGGCACCCGGAATCCGCCGCCACCCAGAATCGTCAGCTTCACGCCGTTTCCGCCTTTCCTGTCACGACCACTTGCACGCCCGCTTCTTCCAACGACGACCGCGTCGCCGGGTCCATCGGGTCGTTCGTCACCACCACGTCCAGCTCCTCGGGGCCGCAGACCCGCGCCATCCCCGTACCCGGGAACTTCGCGCGGTCGGCGAGCAGGACGACCTTGTCGCCCGCCTCGATCATGGCCCGCTTGACCGGCACCTCGACGACGGTGGTGTCCATCACCTGCCCGCCGGGCCGCACCCCGCTGGTACCGAGGAACAGCCAGTCGGCGTGCAGTTGTCGCAGGTTGTCCTCGGTGAGGAAGCCGACCAGGGAGCGGTACTCACGGCGGACCATCCCGCCGAGCAGCACCAGCTCTATGCCCTCGTCGTCCACCAGCTCCTCGTAGACCACCAGGTTGCTGGTGATCACGGTGATCCGGCGGCCGTGCAGCTGCCGGGCCAGCCGGTAGGCGGTGGTGCCGATGTCCAGCAGGACGGACTGGCCGTCCTGGACCATCGAGGCGGCGCGCGCCGCGATGACGTCCTTCTCGGCCACACGGACCTCGGCGACCTCGGCGAAGGGCTGGTCGCCCTCCTCCACGACCGCCCCGCCGTGCACCCGCGTGAGCAGGCCTTCCTCCTCCAGTTTCAGCAGGTCACGGCGGACCGTGGCGGGGCTCACGCCCAGCTGTTCGGAGAGATCGGTCACGGCTGCGGGCCCGCCGGAGCGCAGGGCCCGCAGGATGAGTTGATGTCGTCGCTCTGCCAGCACCCTGTGAACAGTACTCGTCATTCCCAATCATTTCTATGCTCAGTTCTGCTCGACTCTTGCCAAATTGGCCAGAGGCGCGCACGATCCTGTGCACCGCTTGCAGAGTTTTGACGAGAGGATGCGCTCGTGGGTGACGAACGGCCCGATGTGCTGCTGACCGGGCTGCTCTTCTACGACCTCGTCCTCACCGGACTGGGGAAGCCGCCGACGGCCGGCGAGGAGATCTGGACCGAGGGCATGGGCGTGAGCCCCGGCGGCATCGCCAACCTGGCGGTCGCGGCCTCGCGCTTCGGTCTGCGCACCTCCCTGGCGACGGTCTTCGGCGACGACCACTACGGCGCGTACTGCCGTGAGGTCCTCGCCGACCAGGAGGGCATCGACCTCTCCCTGTCCCGCACCGCGGACGGCTGGCACACTCCCGTCACCGTCTCACTGGCCCACGGCAACGACCGGGCCCTGGTCACCCACGGCCAGGAACCGCCG is a window of Streptomyces mirabilis DNA encoding:
- a CDS encoding 6-phospho-beta-glucosidase, coding for MKLTILGGGGFRVPLVYGALLGDRAEGRVTHVVLHDVDAGRLTAVARVLAEQAKDLPDAPEVSFTTDLDDALRGADFIFSAIRVGGLEGRADDERVALAEGVLGQETVGAGGIAYGLRTVPVAVDIAQRVARLAPDAWVINFTNPAGLVTEAMSRHLGDRVIGICDSPVGLGRRIATVLGANPREAWIDYVGLNHLGWVRGLRVAGRDELPRLLADPELLGSFEEGKLFGVEWLQSLGAVPNEYLHYYYFNREAVRAYQQAEKTRGAFLRDQQEQFYAEMKRPDAAALTAWDRTRAEREATYMAENRDAAGAGERDADDLSGGYEKVALALMRAIARDERTTLILNVRNRGTLGVLDTEAVIEVPCLVDANGAHPVAVDPLPDHASGLVCAVKAVEREVLSAAESGSRATAVKAFALHPLVDSVNVARRLVEGYASVHPGLAYLK
- a CDS encoding DeoR/GlpR family DNA-binding transcription regulator, which translates into the protein MLAERRHQLILRALRSGGPAAVTDLSEQLGVSPATVRRDLLKLEEEGLLTRVHGGAVVEEGDQPFAEVAEVRVAEKDVIAARAASMVQDGQSVLLDIGTTAYRLARQLHGRRITVITSNLVVYEELVDDEGIELVLLGGMVRREYRSLVGFLTEDNLRQLHADWLFLGTSGVRPGGQVMDTTVVEVPVKRAMIEAGDKVVLLADRAKFPGTGMARVCGPEELDVVVTNDPMDPATRSSLEEAGVQVVVTGKAETA